The Streptomyces sp. NBC_01363 region GGACGCGGAGCTGCTGGTGGCGGGGACCACCGGGGAGCCGCTGGAGGAGTCGATGCTGGTGCCCGCGCGGCCGCTGGAGATCGTGCTGCGGATCCTGAACAACATCAGGGCGTGGGCGGCGGCCCGTCCGGAGCACACGGATGTGGCGCTGTGGGCGGTGGACCTGTCACTGCTCCTCCCCTCGCATCCGGCCAGGCTGCGTTACGAGCGCGCGCAGCTGCTCGTCCAGAGCGGGCAGTTCCTGCGCGGGGCGGCGGAGATGGAGGAGTACGCGGACGTGGTCGACGGGGTCGAGCCCGCGGCGGCGGAGGCGATCCGGCGACGGGCGCGGGCGGCGCGGGCGTTGCTGAACTGAGGGCTGTCCCGGGGTCACCGCACATCCCCGCCCGCGGCGACCCTGCGCACCGTGCGCAGCAGGTACTCCTTGCGGTCGAGCGGGTCGCGGTCCGCGCGCGGCCGGTCCGGGGGCGTACCGACGACGGCCCGGTAGCAGTCGAAGCCCGATTCCAGGACCCCCTCGCCGCGCGTCAGAGCCGGAAGCTGCTGCTGGAGCTCGTGGACGCGGGCTGCCGGGATCTCGCCCTCCAGTACGTATACGGAACCGTGCGGGGCCGGTGTCCCGGGGACGGCGCGCACCTGTGCGAGTACGGGCAGGACCGGGCTGAGCAGGTCCGCGGGGAGTTCCAGGCGGAATCGGTGGATCGGCTCGTGCACCGTGGTGCCGGCCTGCTTCAGGGCGCTCATCAGGACCAGCGGGGTCAGATTGCGGAAGTCGCCCGCGGTGCTCAACGGGGCCCAGTAGCCGGAATGCGTCATGGTGACGACGCAGTCGGTGACCTGCCAGCCGCGCAGTCCCTGCCGCAGGGTCTCCGTCACGGTCTCCTCCACCGCCCTCATCAGGGAGAAGGGCATCGATCCGAGCTCCACCTCCAGCCGGTAGGTGATACCGCTGCCGACCGGGGCGGGGTCGACCCGAAGGCCGATGGTCGCCAGAAAGGGATTGCCGCTCCGGCCGATGATCTCGTGCGCCGCACCACTGCCGTTCGGCCGTTCCAGGCAAATGGTCGTGGTCTCGCGGAAGGTGACACCGATTCCGAATTCGTCGGCCAGCGTCGCCTGGATGACTTCCTTCTGCACTTCGCCGTAGAGCGAGACGGACACCTCCTTTCGGACGTCGTCCTGACGCAGGTTGATCAGCGGGTCCTGTTCGGCGAGTTGCGCGAGCGCGAAGTGCAGCTCGCCCCGGCTCGCCGGAGGGCAGGGAACCACGACCGACTCCAGCGTCGGCGGAGCGAACCAGCGGCCCGGTGCGGTCGTGTCCGGCACGCCGACCGGATCGCCGACCGGATCGCCGACCCGGATACCGCCGAGCCCCCGGAGCTTCGCGATCCGGCCCGCGCCGACCGCCGCCCCACGCACGGCCGAGCCCCGGTCGAAGACGCTGATCCCGGTCACCTTGCCCTCGGCGCGCCCGTCGCCCCGGCCGAACGGCAGCCGGTCGCGGATCCGTACCGTGCCCGAGAACATCCGGACGTACGCCGTCTTCTCGCCGCCCGGTCCGCGCTCCACCTTGAACACCGTGCCCGAGACCGGCCCGCCGGGATCGCCCCCGCTCGCGGGCAGCAGCTCCCTGACCCCGCTGACCAGGGCATCCACCCCTGCGCCGGTGATCGCCGAGCCGAAGTACACCGGATGCACCAGCGCCCGCCCGGTCTGCGCCGCCAGCTCCTCGCGCAGTCTGCTGTACGGGAGGGCCGCGGCATTCGAGACGTACGCGTCCAGCAGCGCGTCGTCGTGGTCGGCGAGCAGCTCGGTCAGCCGGTCCGTGAAGCCGGCGTCGGCGCCGGTGTAGGGCGTGCAGCGGGCATCCCGGCCGCCCGGCCGGTCGACCGAGCCCATGGCGACCACGGCCGGGGTCAGCTTCTCGGCGATGCTCCGCAGAACGGCCTCGTCCCGCGCGCCGCCGCGGTCGACCTTGTTCACGAAGACGAGCGTCGGGATGCGCAGGCGTCGCAGTGTCCGCATCAGCACGCGGGTCTGCGCCTGTACGCCCTCCACCGCGGAAATGACCAGCACGGCACCGTCGAGCACATTCAGTACCCGTTCCACCTCGGCGATGAAATCCGGGTGACCGGGGGTGTCGATCAGATTGACGGTGATGTCGTCGACGGCGAACGAGACGACGGCGGACTTGATCGTGATGCCGCGTTGCCGTTCGAGTGCCAGGGAATCGGTCTGGGTGCTGCCGTCGTCGACGCTGCCGATCTCGTCGATGACACCGGCGGTGTGGAGCAGCCGCTCGGTCAGGCTCGTCTTACCGGCGTCGACATGCGCCAGAATTCCCAGGTTCAGCGTGTACACGAAACTCCATGTCTTCAAGATCGGTGACAATTCCCGCCTGAATGAACATGAGAGTTCCTCGCATGACCCGCTCCTTCGTCGGTCGACTTCTGCGGCGAGTACAGCAGAGGGCCCGACCCCCGACAACCGATTTACCGGCCGCCGTCCCGCGCACACCTCGGCGCTGGGAAGCAAGCAGGTCAGCGGCGGCACGTCGCCGGATCACGCACGCCGCCGACGCGGATCCGGGGCCCGCACGGAGAAACCGGCAGGCCGCGGAGCTCGCCCGGCCCGGCCGGCACACCGCACGGTTCACACCAACTCCCTTTTCCCTCAAGGCCGTTCATGGGGAATGAAGGGCCGTCGCGAGGTGGGCGACGAGCGTGTCGCCGCACGGAAAGGGTCAGCAAACAGGTGAGACCCCGCAGCCCAAACCTCACGCGCCGCTGCGTGCAGTCCAACGGGTGATTATCGGCCCCACTCCACCCGAAGAGCCCACGGCATAGCTCCAATGCTGCATTTCCCGATGGCGCGGATTCGCATTCCGACTGACGGTGGATCACGTCGCCACTGCGCCACATTGAGTCGACAGCCGGTCACTCTTCGCAGTTGCGGCGGAAGGAATGTGTTCAGATGCGCTCTGCCCGCACACTGTTCGCTTCGGCCGCTGTCACAGCGGTCCTTGCCATCACCGGCCCGTCCGCCTACGCCATGGTCACGTCGGGCGACTCGGGCCACGACAACGGTTACTCGTCCTCGCACGGCGACGACCACGGAAGGTCCGACCGCGGCGGAGACCGTGGCGGCGACGAGGGCGGCCGCGGCGGCGACCGCGGCGGCGACGAGGGTGGCCGCGGCGGCGACCGCGGTGGAGACCGTGGCGGCGACCGTGGTGACGACCGCGGCGGCGACCGCGGCGACCGCCCGCGTGGCGGCGTCCACACCGGCGGCGGCTTCATGGCCCTCGTCATCGCCGGCGACGACGAGGGTGGCCGCGGTGGCGACGAGGGTGGTCGTGGCGGCGACGAGGGTGGTCGTGGCGGCGACGAAGGCGGCCGTGGCGGCGACGAAGGCGGCCGTGGCGGCGACCGCGGTGGACGCGGCGGCGACGAGGGTGGCCGTGGCGGCGACAGGCCGCGCGGCGGCGTCCACACCGGCGGCGGCTTCATGGCTCGCGTCATCGCCAGCGACGACGAGGGTGGTCGCGGTGGGGACGAGGGCGGCCGTGGCGGCGACGAGGGCGGTCGCGGTGGAGACCGTGGCGGCGACGAGGGTGGTCGCGGTGGAGACCGTGGCGGCGACGAGGGTGGCCGTGGCGGCGACCGCGGTGGCGACGAGGGTGGCCGTGGCGGCGACGAAGGTGGCCGTGGCGACCGCGGCCGTCCCAACGGCGGCGTCCACGCCGGCGGCGGCTTCATGGCATCCGTGATCACCAGGGACGACGAGGGTGGTCGCGGTGGCGACGAGGGTGGTCGTGGCGGCGACGAGGGTGGTCGTGGCGGCGACGAAGGCGGCCGCGGTGGCGACGAAGGCGGCCGCGGTGGCGACGAAGGCGGCCGCGGTGGCGACGAAGGCGGCCGCGGTGGCGACGAAGGCGGCCGTGGCGGCGACGAAGGCGGCCGTGGCGGCGACAGGCCCCGTGGTGGCGTGCACGCCGGTGGTGGCGGCATGGCGATGACCGGTGGCGGTCTGGCCGCCGGCTCGGCGCTGCTGCTCGGCGGTGTCGGTGTCGGTGCGTACAAGCTGCGCCGCCGCCAGTCGACGGGTGGCGCGATGGTCTGACCGGGCCAGCCCCAGCCGGTCGTTTCGTTGTCGCGGCCGCTGCCCCTCGGGGCGGCGGCCGCGGCGGCTGCGTTTCCCCCTTGATAAGCCCCGGATAAGCCCCGGACCGATCCCAGGACCCGACCCCGGACCGAACCCCTCCCCCTCGACACCGCACAACCGAAAGGCACGTTCCCATGGCCGCCCCGCAGTCGACCGGCTCCACCCCCACCCGGACTGCCCCCCGAACCACACTGGGCCGCGCCCTGATGTGGCCCGCCGTGGCAGCCGGGCTCGGCATGGTCCTCATCTACAACTCCTTCGGCACCTCGGTCGACGACAAGCCGCCGGCCCTGCCCGCAGCCGTTTCGTCCGCCGCCCCCGAGGTCCTCGGCTCCCACGCCGCGCCCGCCCCCGTCACCTCGTCGAAGGCCACCGTCGGCCCGGCGATGTCGCGTTCCGTCCCGAAGCGGCTCCGGATCCCGGCCATCGCCGTCGACGCTCCGTTCACCGATCTGTCCATCGGCGCCACCGGTCGGCTGGACGCGCCGCCCCCCAACGACAGGAACCTGGTCGGCTGGTTCAAGGACGGCGCCACCCCCGGCGAGCGCGGTGCCGCGATCGTGGCGGGTCATGTCGACACGATGACCGGTCCGGCCGTGTTCCTCCAGCTCCGGTTCCTCGGCCCCGGCTCCCAGGTCGACATCACCCGCGCCGACGGCTCGGTCGCCACGTTCAAGGTCGACTCCGTCGAGCAGTTCAGCAAGGCGAAGTTCCCGGACGACCGGGTCTACGCCGACACCAACTCCGCCGAGTTGCGCCTGATCACCTGCGGAGGCGCGTACAACAAGACCGCCAAGGACTACGAGGACAACGTGGTGGTCTTCGCCCACCTCGACACCTTCAAGAAGGGCTGACCAGCAGTCACCGACGGTGCGGCACAACCATCCACCGGGCCGCGAGGTCGTACGGGGCAGTACGGAATCCGATTCCGTACTGCCCCGACTGACCTCCCGAGCACCGGAGTTGACCGACGTGCCTGCACTCTCCCACCGCCGCCGCCTGGCCATCGCGGCCGGCATCGCCCTGGTCGCCGGAGCCGTCGCGGCACCCGCCGGCCATGCCGCCACGAAGTCCTCCGCCCCGACCGAACGCTCGTCCGTCACCGCGAAGGCGCCGAGCAGTAAGCGGCTGCACGACGACTTCAACGGCGACGGCTACCCGGACGTCGCCGTGGGCGCCCCCATGGCCGTTCTCGGCGACCCGGAGGCCGGCGCGGGCGCCGTGAGCGTCCTCTTCGGCGGCCCCGAAGGCCTGTCCTCCGCCCACAAGCAGGTGCTGACCTGGCCGAACCGTCCGGACATCAACAACCCGGAGGACGCCCGCTACGGCACGAACCTGCGCAGCGCCGACCTGGACCATGACGGTTACGCGGATCTCGTCAGCCGCCTCTGGGCGTACAGAACCGACGGCGACAAGGGCACAGTGGTGGCCGTCAACTGGGGTGGCGCGTCGGGCCTTTCGAAGAACGCCACGCTCCTGAAGCCCGTCCCCGGCGACCAGATCGACGGCACCGGCGACCTGGACGTGGGCGACGTGGACGGTGACGGCGTCGCCGACATCGCGGTGGGCGACGTACGGCGTGGTGGCCACGTCCTGCACGGTCCGATCAGCCGCACCGGCCAGTGGAGCAGGGCCAGTTCGTTCTCGGTCGACGGCACCGCCGTGATCGACACCTCGGAGATCGCCGTGGGTGACGTGACCGGCGACGGCGTGGGCGATCTGGTGATCCTCGGCTTCGGCCCGGAGGACCCGTGGCAGCAGCACACGTACCTGCTGAAGAGCAGCCGCACCGGTTTCGCCGCCCCGGTCGAGATCAAGGACGCGGCCGGGGCGGCTGTCGGCGGCACCACCGTGGGCATCGCCGACCTGGACAAGGACGGCCACGGGGACATCGTCATCGGGCGCGACAACGATTGGGCGCAGGCGGAGCCCCCCATGAGGAAGGGCGGCTCGCTCTTCGTCTCGTACGGCGGCCCGAAGGGGCAGAGCACCACCCGCAAGCCCGTCTGGATCGACCAGGACACCGAAGGCGTCTCGGGTACGGCCGAGTTCCACGACCGGATGGGTTACAGCCTGGCGCTGGGCGACACGGACGGCGACGGCTACCCCGACATCGCCACCGGCCTGCCGGGCGAGCGGATCAACGGCATCGCCGAAGCCGGCCGGGTCCTGGTGTTCAAGGGCGGCCCGAAGGGCGTGAGCGGCGCGGGCTCCAAGGAGTTCGGCCAGTACACGGCCGGGGTTCCGGGTGTCGCCGAGGCGGGCGACCAGTTCGGCGAGGCCCTCGCGCTGGGCGACTACGACGGCAAGGGCCGCACCGAGATGGTGGTCGGCGACCCGGCGGAGAACGGCAGCAGGGGCGCCCTGTGGATCTTCCGTACGGATGCCACCGGCATCATCGCCAAGGGTTCCGTCTCGTTCGGCGCGGCCACGATCGGCGCGCCGGCCGGCCCGTCCCGCTTCAGTGAGACGCTGACGGGCTGACCCCACGGTCGGTGCGCTCTGTACGGACCGCACCGACGCATCAAATTCCTGAATCCACGACCCCGGCAAAATGACCCCAGAACGGGCCAATTGCCGTTCTCCTGTGGTCAGTTGTTGCGCTCAGACCGATCCGGCATCGACGACCGGCGCACACCTCTTGACGTTCGCCGCGCGGCGGCGGAACCATCGAAGCCTGCTGGGAGAGCGCTCTCAGAGCGCTCTCTCCGCAGTTCGTCGTGCACTCGGAACCACGACTCAGGAGAAGTGTTCTCATGCATGCTCCCCCCACAGCACCTCCACGCCACCGGACCCGCGTTCTCGGATTCGCCGCCATCGCCGCCGCGCTGCTCATCGCCCTCCCCACCGCCCCGGCCGCCCACGGCCAGGACACGCGGGAGATCGTCGGCGGTGGCGATCTGGGCCCCGCCGTCATGGTCTTCGACCCTTCCACCCCCGACATCCAGGGCAAGGTCGACGAAGTCTTCAGGAAGCAGGAGTCGGCGCAGTTCGGCGACGGTCGCTACGCGTTGTTCTTCAAGCCGGGCACGTACAACAACATCAATGCGCAGATCGGCTTCTACACCTCGATCGCCGGGCTGGGACTGAACCCGGACGACACCACGTTCAACGGCGATGTGACGGTCGACGCCGGCTGGTTCAACGGGAACGCGACCCAGAACTTCTGGCGGTCGGCGGAGAACCTGGCCCTCAACCCGGTGAACGGCACCGACCGCTGGGCCGTCGCCCAGGCCGCACCGTTCCGCCGGATGCACGTCAGGGGCGGGCTGAACCTCGCACCCGACGGATACGGCTGGGCGAGCGGCGGGTACATCGCCGACAGCAGGATCGACGGCCAGGTCGCGCCGTACTCGCAGCAGCAGTGGTACACCCGGGACAGTTCGGTCGGCGGCTGGAGCAACGGCGTCTGGAACATGACGTTCTCCGGCGTCGACGGCGCGCCCGCGCAGAGTTTCCCGGAGCCTCCGTACACCACGCTCGACACGACGCCCGTCTCGCGCGAGAAGCCGTTCCTCTACCTCGACGGTGACACGTACAAGGTGTTCGTCCCTGCCGAGCGCACCGGTGCACGCGGCACTTCATGGGGTCACGGCGCACCGCAGGGCGAGTCGATACCTCTGGACCAGTTCTACGTCGTGAAGCCGGGCGCGAGCGCCGAGACCATCAACGCGGCCGTCCAGCAGGGCCTGCATCTGCTCTTCACGCCCGGTGTCCACCACGTCGACCGGCCCATCGAGATCAACCGCGCCGACACGGTCGCTCTCGGCCTGGGCCTGGCGACGATCATCCCGGACAACGGGGTCACCGCCATCAAGGTCGGCGACGTGGACGGCGTGAAACTGGCCGGTCTGCTCGTCGACGCCGGTCCGGTCAACTCGAACACACTGATCGAGGTCGGCCCCGAGGGATCGTCCGCCAGTCACGCCGGCAATCCGACGTCGCTCCAGGACGTGTTCGTACGCATCGGCGGTGCCGGACCCGGCAAGGCGACCACCAGCCTCGTCGTGAACAGCAACGACACGATCATCGACCACACCTGGCTCTGGCGCGCGGACCATGGTGAAGGCATCGGCTGGGAGACCAACCGGGCGGACTACGGGCTCCGGGTGAACGGTGACAATGTGCTGGCCACCGGCCTGTTCGTGGAGCACTTCAACAAGTACGACGTGGAGTGGGCGGGCGAGAACGGCCGGACGATCTTCTTCCAGAACGAGAAGTCGTACGACGCCCCGAACCAGGCGGCCATCCAGAACGGCAGCACCAAGGGTTTCGCGGCCTACAAGGTCGACGACTCCGTCACCACCCACGAGGGCTGGGGCCTGGGCAGCTACTGCTACTTCAACGTCGACCCGACGATCCGTCAGGACCATGGTTTCCAGGCGCCGGTGAAACCGGGCGTGCGGTTCCACGATCTGCTGGTGGTCTCGCTCGGCGGCAAGGGCCAGTACGAGCACGTCATCAACGACACCGGCTCTCCCACATCGGGATCGGACACCGTTCCGTCGAAGGTGGTGTCGTTCCCGTAGGCACCGGGAACGAGGAGGGGCCCGGTCATCACGACCGGGTCCCACCGGCGTCGCCGCCCCGTACACGGAATCTCGCTGTCGCGCACGGGGACGCGCAGGCGGGATCTCCGTCAGGAGCGGACGGCGGGCAGCTTCTCCTCGACCCGTGGGGCGAGTTCGTCGAGGCCCTTGCAGAGGTCCTGCTGAGTGGGTTCGACGTCGGAGACACCCAGGAACTCCGACAGTCTCAGCTCGGCGGACGACGAGCCGTCGATCTCGAAGACCAGCCCGCATGTGACGTCCGTGCCGGGCGTCGTGTTCCGCCAGACCCGGCGGCCGTTGACGGCCGACCGCTCGGAGATCCTCTCCCCGGAGCGCGAGCCGAGGGCCGCCACCCCATGTTCGGCGGACTGCTTCTGGAGCGTCAGGACCAGGACGGTGCTCGCGTCCTCGAAGAACTTCGTGCCCTCCCACATGCAGCCGCCCGGAGTGGTGAGCGGCGCGGCGTCATGGAGCTGGTACTCGTGGAGTTCGTCCTCGGTGAAGAAGTCGCACGGTTTGATCTCCGCGATGCCGGAGGGGCGCGGCGGAGGCGGCGCCGGCTCCGACGAACAGGCGGTGAGCGCGCCGCACGTGGATAACAGCACGACGCAGGCGATCAATAGATCCCGACCCCTCATGCACCCACTCCTCGCAGGTCTTTGTGTCCCGCGCCGAGGGTACGTCCCGCCCCCTCCCCTTGCCCACCCGCTACCCCCGGGCACTGAGGCTTTTCGTCCTGCTGCTGGGACGCGCGGATGGGTCCGGGGCCGTTCGCCGGCCCTACAGCCAGCCCTTCTCGCGCGCGATGCGGACCGCTTCCGCGCGGTTGCGGGCCGCCAGTTTCTGGATGGCCATGGAGAGGTAGTTGCGGACCGTTCCCTGGGAGAGGTGGAGTGCGGCGGCGATCTCCGCGTTGGTGGAGCCGTCCGCCGCCGTGCGCAGTACGTCGCGTTCGCGGTCGGTGAGGGGGCTGGCGCCGTCGGCGAGGGCCGCTGCGGCGAGTGTGGGGTCGATGACGCGTTCGCCGGCGAGTACCTTCCGCACCGCTGCGGCCAGTTGGGAGGCCGGGGCGTCCTTCACCAGGAAGGCGTCGGCGCCCGACTCCATGGCCCGGCGGAGGTACCCGGGGCGGCCGAAGGTGGTGACGACGACGACCTTCACGGCCGGGAGCTCGCGTTGCAGGGCCGCCGCCGCGTCGATGCCGGTCATGCCGGGCATCTCGATGTCCAGGAGCGCCACGTCGATGTCGTGCTCGTGGGCGGCGGCCAGCACCTCGTCACCGCGGGCGACCTGGGCCACCACCTCGATGTCGGGTTCCAGGCCGAGGAGTGCCGCGAGAGCCTCGCGCACCATGGACTGGTCCTCGGCGAGGAGGAGTCTGATCATGCTCATTCCGTGGATCCTAGGCCGGAATCGAGCGGAACGCTCAGGGTCAGGGTGAAGCCTTTGCCCGAACCGGAGCCGGAGCCCGAACGGAAGTTGCCCGCCGCGGTGATCAGCGTGCCGTCGACCGTGGCGAGGCGTTCGCCGATGCCGGTGAGGCCGTTGCCCGGCTTCGTGCCCCCGGGGCCGACGCCGTCGTCCGAGACGGTGAGTTCGAGGACCTTGCCGTCCAGGGTCTGGCGCGGGGCGAGGGTGACCGTGCAGTGGCGGGCCCCGCTGTGGCGTACGACGTTGGTGACGGCTTCCCGCAGCGCCCAGGCGAGCACCTCCTCCGGCTTCTCGGGGAGGTCGTCGGGGGCCTCGGCCGGGACGTCGGCGGTGATGCCCGCGGCGGCGAGTGCGGTGCGGGCGCCCGCGAGTTCGCCGGGGAGGGTCGGGCGGCGGTAGCCGGTGACCGCGCCGCGTACGTCGATCAGGGCCTGGCGGCTGACCTGTTCGATGTCCGCGACCTGGGCGGCCGCCTGTTCCGGGTGGTCGGGGAGCATCCGGCCGGCCAGCTCGCTCTTGAGCGTGATCAGGGAGAGCGAGTGGCCGAGCAGGTCGTGCAGATCGCGGGCGAGCCTGAGTCGTTCCTCGTTGGCGGCGAGCTGGGCGACGGTGGCGCGGGCCTCGCGCAGCTCGATCGTCGTACGGATCATCTGCCGCACGCCGGTCATCGAGAACCCGCCGAGCAGCGCCGGGAAGACCAGTGCGGTGATGACCTCGCGGGGGTGGTCGCCGGTCAGGCCCATGCCGACCAGGACGGCCGTGACGACGGGGATCAGCCAACGGGCCGTCCGCAGCGGCAGGGTGGCGCCGACGGAGACCGCCACGTACACGAAGAGGACCAGCCACGGGGTGCCGAGCGTCAGGGTGAGGATGACGGAGAGGGCGCCGAGGAAGGCGATCGTGGAGTGGACGAGACGACGGTCCAGGGGCTTGGCCGTGTGGCGGAAGACCAGGAGCAGGTAGGCCCCGACGAAGGTCAGCAGGCCGAGCGTGCCGAGCACCGTCGCCCAGAAGGTGTGGTTCCCGTCGGCCAGGTCCTTGACCGGGGCGCTCATGAACGCGAGCCAGATACCGACCCAGAACAGCTTGATCCAGACCTGCTTGCGGTTCGTGGGCGGGCGCCCGACGCCCACGGACGTCTCGTCGTCGTTCACGCCTTCAAGGTGTCCTTCCGGTAGAGCCAGGCCGCGCCGCCCGCGAAGATCAGGAAGTAGGCGCAGAGAATGGCGACGTCCTTGGTGTGCGGCGAACCGCCCATCTCGATCGCCTGGCCGAGAGAAGCGTACGCGTGCGTGGGCAGCCACTCGGAGATGTTCTGGAGCCACTGCGGGAAGGTCGCGCTGGGCATCCACAGGCCGCCGAGGATGGAGAGCCCGAAGTAGATGATCATGGTGAGCGGACGGACCGCGTCCCCGCTGGCGAGGTAGCCGATGGCGACCCCGAGCGCGGCGAAGACCAGCGAACCGGCCCAGATGACCCCGGCCAGCGCGAACCACTGCCAGGTCTCGACCCGTACGTGCTTGACGGCGGCGGCGACCAGGAAGACCACCACGATGCAGGGCAGGGTGACCATCGCCGCGCTGGCGATCTTCGCCAGGACGTAGCCGCGGCTGGGCAGTGCGGTGAGCCGCAGCTGGCGGACCCAGCCCTTCTCGCGCTCCTTGGCGATGCGTTCGCTGTTGCCCATGAGGACGGCGGTCAGCGCGCCGAAGGAGGCCATCGAAACCATGAAGAAGGCCTGGAAGGTGAGATCGGTGTGCGGGATCCGGTCGGAGGTGTTCTGGGTGTTGGAGATCAGCAGATAGATCACCGACGGATAGATGACCGAGAAGAACATGAACTTCTTGTTCCGCAGGGTGCGGGTCACTTCGAGCCTGATCAACGCCCATGAAAAGAAACTCAGCATGCGGTCCTGGCCTCCTCGGCCTCGGTGATGGCGACGAAGGCCTGTTCCAGGCCGAGTCCCGCGACTTCGAGTTCGCGCGGGTAGAGACCGAGTCCGTAGACGGCGTGGACGGTCGCGTCGGCGTCGTGCGACTGGATCCGGACCCGGTTGCCGGTGATGTCGAGCGCGGCGAGGAACGGCAGGCCGCGCAGGGCCGCTTCGTCGACCGGACCCTCCAGCTCGAAGGAGATCCGGCGGGCTCCGGCCTTCGCCTTGATCTCGGCGGCGGTGCCGTCGGCGAGCAGCCGGCCCTTGTGGAGGACGAGGACGCGGTCGGCGATCGCGTCGGCCTCTTCGAGGTAGTGGGTGGCGAACAGGACGGTACGGCCCTGCTCGGCCTGCTCGCGCATGGTGGCCCAGAAGGCCTGGCGGGCGGTGACGTCCATGCCGGTGGTCGGCTCGTCGAGGACGATCAGGTCGTTGGCGCCCGCGGTGGCGAGCGCGAAGCGGACGCGCTGTTCCTGACCTCCGGAGAGCTTGTTGACCATCCGGTCGGCGATCTGCGC contains the following coding sequences:
- a CDS encoding ABC transporter ATP-binding protein → MTTTATEATGAKTAAVRFEQVSKAYGAVRAVDGLTLDLHPGETVALLGPNGAGKSSTLDLLLGLRTADSGTVQVFGTTPQNAIAAGRVGAMLQSGGLMEDVTVKELVGLACDLHPRPYPAAEVLSRAGIAQIADRMVNKLSGGQEQRVRFALATAGANDLIVLDEPTTGMDVTARQAFWATMREQAEQGRTVLFATHYLEEADAIADRVLVLHKGRLLADGTAAEIKAKAGARRISFELEGPVDEAALRGLPFLAALDITGNRVRIQSHDADATVHAVYGLGLYPRELEVAGLGLEQAFVAITEAEEARTAC